From Leifsonia sp. fls2-241-R2A-40a, one genomic window encodes:
- a CDS encoding polysaccharide biosynthesis tyrosine autokinase, with the protein MTRNPYLALFRHFWYVVVAGALIGAIGGWGLSQLATREYTSTTSLYFSLSAGVTGNDINQGSTYTQNQMLSFAQLATAPVVLQPVIDSLDLSVTPAALAKQIAVTTPQNTVVLQLDVTDTSAKQATDIANAAAASLRAQVEDIAPKNAQGNGTVTTRIIEPAVEPVGPSAPNERLNILIGLVVGILIAAGGLLLWEAMSTRVDSEEKTAAVSGAPSLGTIRRRRGATQGLAMVGDTRSSSAEDFRQLRANLEFVAVDVSSPVFVLTSSILGEGKSTVATNLAIALSEGGRRVLLIDADLRRPAIARYTGLVPETGLSTILAGRVSLADAVQPWGDGSLTVLTAGRIPPNPSELLSSRAMSALIAEARTMYDVIVIDTPPLAAVADAASLVPESDATVVVVDRTAVRRSQLVHTVDAIRRAGGSVAGTVLNKARGKRPGNAYYYYQLDEDAKPGPEAPAAGPRRPSGAAPAAVPPRSAPAAAAAPAAEPAAPASEAGDEPADDTPSTAPQVAQK; encoded by the coding sequence ATGACCCGGAACCCGTATCTCGCCCTGTTCCGCCACTTCTGGTACGTCGTCGTCGCCGGCGCGCTCATCGGCGCCATCGGAGGCTGGGGACTCAGCCAGCTCGCCACCCGCGAGTACACGTCGACGACGAGCCTCTACTTCTCCCTCAGCGCGGGCGTCACGGGGAACGACATCAACCAGGGGTCGACGTACACCCAGAACCAGATGCTCTCCTTCGCACAGCTGGCGACCGCGCCGGTGGTGCTGCAGCCCGTCATCGACAGCCTCGACCTCAGCGTGACGCCGGCGGCGCTCGCGAAGCAGATCGCGGTCACGACGCCGCAGAACACCGTCGTGCTCCAGCTGGATGTGACCGACACGTCGGCCAAGCAGGCGACGGACATCGCCAACGCGGCCGCGGCGAGCCTGCGCGCGCAGGTCGAGGACATCGCGCCCAAGAACGCCCAGGGCAACGGCACGGTCACCACGCGGATCATCGAACCGGCCGTCGAGCCGGTCGGACCGTCGGCGCCCAACGAGCGCCTCAACATCCTGATCGGCCTGGTCGTCGGCATCCTCATCGCCGCGGGCGGCCTCCTGCTGTGGGAGGCGATGAGCACGCGCGTCGACTCGGAGGAGAAGACCGCCGCGGTCAGCGGGGCGCCGAGCCTCGGCACCATCCGCCGTCGGCGCGGCGCCACTCAGGGCCTCGCGATGGTCGGCGACACCCGCTCCAGCAGCGCGGAGGACTTCCGGCAGCTCCGGGCGAACCTCGAGTTCGTCGCGGTCGACGTCTCCTCCCCGGTCTTCGTGCTCACCTCATCCATCCTCGGCGAGGGCAAGTCCACTGTGGCCACCAACCTCGCCATCGCCCTCAGCGAGGGCGGCCGGCGCGTGCTCCTCATCGACGCGGACCTGCGCCGTCCGGCGATCGCCCGCTACACCGGCCTCGTCCCCGAGACGGGCCTCAGCACGATCCTCGCCGGCCGGGTGTCGCTCGCCGACGCCGTCCAGCCCTGGGGCGACGGCTCGCTCACGGTGCTGACCGCCGGACGCATCCCGCCGAACCCGAGCGAGCTGCTCTCGTCGCGTGCCATGAGCGCACTGATCGCGGAAGCCCGGACGATGTACGACGTGATCGTCATCGACACCCCGCCGCTGGCGGCAGTGGCCGACGCGGCCTCCCTGGTGCCGGAATCCGACGCCACTGTCGTGGTGGTCGACCGCACGGCGGTCCGCCGCAGCCAGCTGGTGCACACGGTGGACGCCATCCGCCGCGCGGGCGGCTCGGTCGCCGGAACCGTGCTCAACAAGGCGCGCGGCAAGCGCCCCGGCAACGCGTACTACTACTACCAGCTCGACGAGGATGCGAAGCCGGGTCCCGAGGCACCCGCCGCCGGACCCCGCCGGCCGAGCGGCGCTGCGCCGGCGGCCGTTCCCCCGCGCTCGGCGCCTGCGGCTGCGGCGGCTCCTGCGGCCGAACCCGCTGCTCCCGCGAGCGAAGCCGGTGACGAGCCCGCCGACGACACTCCGTCCACCGCACCGCAGGTCGCCCAGAAGTAG
- a CDS encoding glycosyltransferase family 2 protein, producing MESASSATAVVVVNYAAAALVAENLRGLQAERPDVLFVVVDSYSGAEERERARRLAAERGWDLVTPYVNVGFGGGCDLGVARALERGADRVLLLNPDARLAEGALALLEAEVAADPLALVAPRIDRPDGSVWSVGSDLYLADGRIRSPRARDRFPGAERAFWLSGACLLLSRELWERVGGFRDDYFLYWEDVDLSWQVVTVGGRLVVREDAHAVHAEGGTQGTAEHDQGRQSSGEPKSDVYYFHNIRNRLVFARLNLPEETVARWRGLRLSLRIAWEVLLQGGRRQLLRRPGLLLLAARAVREGRRFAASPTKRGQKGENSSR from the coding sequence GTGGAATCGGCCTCGAGCGCGACCGCGGTGGTCGTCGTCAACTACGCAGCCGCCGCCCTGGTCGCAGAGAACCTGCGCGGATTGCAGGCCGAGCGGCCGGATGTGCTCTTCGTCGTCGTCGACAGCTACTCGGGCGCGGAGGAACGCGAGCGGGCGCGGCGACTGGCCGCGGAGCGAGGCTGGGACCTCGTCACACCGTACGTCAACGTCGGCTTCGGCGGCGGCTGCGACCTCGGCGTCGCGCGCGCGCTCGAACGCGGAGCGGACCGGGTGCTGCTGCTCAACCCCGACGCGCGCCTCGCCGAGGGTGCTCTGGCTCTCTTGGAGGCTGAGGTCGCGGCGGATCCGCTGGCGCTGGTCGCACCCCGCATCGACCGGCCGGACGGATCGGTGTGGTCGGTCGGATCGGACCTGTACCTCGCCGACGGCCGTATCCGCTCGCCGCGCGCCCGGGATCGGTTCCCCGGCGCCGAGAGGGCCTTCTGGCTGAGCGGCGCGTGCCTCCTGCTCTCCCGCGAGCTGTGGGAGCGGGTCGGCGGGTTCCGCGACGACTACTTCCTGTACTGGGAGGACGTGGACCTCTCGTGGCAGGTCGTCACCGTCGGCGGACGGCTGGTGGTGCGGGAGGATGCGCACGCCGTTCACGCCGAAGGCGGCACGCAGGGCACGGCGGAGCACGACCAGGGCCGGCAGTCGTCCGGGGAGCCGAAGTCGGACGTCTACTACTTCCACAACATCCGCAACCGCCTCGTGTTCGCCCGGCTGAACCTCCCCGAGGAGACCGTCGCCCGGTGGCGCGGCCTCCGGCTGTCGCTCCGGATCGCGTGGGAGGTGCTGCTGCAGGGCGGACGGCGCCAGCTGCTGCGTCGTCCCGGGCTCCTGCTGCTCGCTGCGCGGGCGGTCCGCGAAGGCCGGCGGTTCGCCGCATCCCCCACCAAGAGGGGCCAGAAAGGTGAGAATTCCTCGCGGTAG
- a CDS encoding DUF4352 domain-containing protein has translation MTTPADQDDEPRRRRLVPWIAGGSAVLLCAAGITWGVLSAQSSTPPSTPHTLVAVGTPVPSAPAITGPTATGAPKSSDAPKGADATPTPDPRFGAPVAETVTTGDSSSFGGGVTVSVSPFTEVDVKASGPGEVNGPGMKATVVVKNGGSKPVDLSSLSVNGYYGDDYTPASPVASQTTGLSGALAAGEQASGEYVFSVPKGSESAFRVTVGSGSSSLVLVK, from the coding sequence ATGACCACTCCGGCCGACCAGGACGACGAGCCCCGTCGTCGCCGTCTCGTCCCGTGGATCGCGGGCGGCAGTGCCGTCCTGCTGTGCGCCGCGGGCATCACCTGGGGTGTGCTCTCGGCGCAGTCGTCGACGCCGCCGTCGACGCCTCACACCCTCGTCGCGGTCGGGACCCCGGTCCCGAGCGCACCGGCCATCACCGGCCCCACCGCCACCGGCGCACCCAAGTCGAGCGACGCGCCCAAGGGCGCCGACGCCACCCCGACACCGGACCCGCGCTTCGGCGCCCCCGTCGCGGAGACCGTGACGACCGGCGACAGCAGCTCCTTCGGCGGCGGCGTCACCGTATCGGTGTCGCCGTTCACCGAGGTCGACGTGAAGGCGTCCGGACCCGGTGAGGTCAACGGTCCGGGCATGAAGGCGACCGTCGTCGTCAAGAACGGCGGATCGAAGCCGGTCGACCTCAGCTCGCTCAGCGTCAACGGATACTACGGCGACGACTACACGCCGGCGTCGCCGGTCGCCTCCCAGACCACGGGCCTCAGCGGCGCACTCGCGGCCGGCGAGCAGGCCTCCGGCGAGTACGTCTTCTCCGTTCCGAAGGGATCGGAGTCGGCCTTCCGCGTCACCGTGGGCAGCGGCTCCTCGTCGCTCGTCCTGGTCAAGTAG